Genomic DNA from Penaeus chinensis breed Huanghai No. 1 chromosome 21, ASM1920278v2, whole genome shotgun sequence:
tatatatatatatatatatatatatatatatatatatatatatagtatatatgatccAGTTTTACGTCATGAACTCCCTTTTAAGAGCTAAGACAGCGCCTTCTTTCGACTTGGTAGGAAACCGTTGCCACAAGTGCCCTTCCTAATAACCCCATTAGGGCAGGATTCGAGCACGGGTGAAGGGTGGCCGAACCTCACGGTCCCCAGCCACGCGTAGCGCGGCGTCCACTAtgcagataaataattagattgatagatacaaagatatatatattcatatattcctacatatatacatatatgtatatatatatatatgttatatatatatatatatatatatatatatatatatatatatatatatatatatatatatatataagtatatatagtgtatgtgcgtgtgtaaatatatatatacaatatatatatatatatatatatatatatatatatatatatatatacacacacacacacacacacacacacacacacacacacacacacacacacacatatatatatatatatatatatatatatatttacatttacatgcgtgtgtgtgtatatgcacacacacacacacacacacacacacacacatacacacacacacacacacacacaaacacacacacacgcacacacacacacacacacacatatatatattcatctatatatcttcttCAGCTTATATCCCATTCCTTTGTATGGGGTCGTTGTTTTTCGCCAGTCTTCTTGACTTTACCCTTCTTTATGCATCTGCTTCCATTAGGCTATTTACCTACATATCTTCCTTTATCTTATCCTTCCATCTTAGCCTTggtcttcctcgttttctctctagAATCATACGCATTGCCCTCTTCATTTCATTGCAACTTTCTTTCCTGTATCTTCTACGGGGTCTCCGtcccttttcttgttcctctgATCGTTTCATTCCCAATCTTATCCTTCAGTGTAATCCCACACATCCACCTTCGCATGCGCATCTCTGCTACATTCATCCTCTTCACCTGCGCTTTCCTCTCTGGCCAGGTCTCTACTGCAGATATCAACAGTTCTGTATACTTTAACTCATCTTCTTGTTGCACAGTAATCCGCTCACCTTCCTCCTAGAATTCCTGATTGTATACGATTATTAATTTCCACATCATGTTCTCCTCCTTCTGATGCGTGATTTTACTCACTCAATTTTCTCATTATCTATtgttacttcttttcttcctcttcctttcttcttgttgaAATTATCTTGTTTGGCATTCTTTCCTGTTCAGGTATTTTCCTCATAAGGTTTCACAAGGCCTTCATTTCGCAAACATCTCCAGGCTCCGATAGGGGTGCCATCCGAACATGTTGCCTTGTTCGACTTCATCCTTTTCAGCACCCTAGTTACTTCTTATTCCTTTACAGTTCCTTTTCATTCGCGACGCCTTCGCCAATATCTCTTCCGGGATTTCCCTCATCGTCGAAATACTCTTTCCACGTATTTCTTATTGAGTCATCATCGTACAAAATGTTTCCATTCTTATCTTTAACATGCCTAATGTGAGTGAAGTCTTTCGTaattcttatctctcccttttgctattctttttttttctgtccttctgtTTTTTCCGATTCATCATACAATTCCTTGCCTTGCCTCTTACCTTGCTTTTGCGATTGCCTTTGGTTCTTTGTTTGCCCTTtctattatttccttattttcatctGTTCTGTTTTGCTGGTACATCTTGCCATACTATTCACTTTGATCTTTTCACAGAGTTGATCGCTTCACCACCAGGGTTCTTTATCATTTGTTGGGACGTTACCAGATGTTTTCCCCAGTACGTCTTCAGCTGTTCACAGTATCAGATCAGGCTTTGCATCCCACCAGCCTTCGACATTCTCATCTGATACTTTTCCCCGAAGCCCCCCATCTCTGAACTGCATTCTCTTCTCCACTTGATCATCGGCTTagttatctttctccctttctttgcctGCTTTATCTTGAACTCTACTATAACCACGTGAAGTCTACAAACTCTTTTACTCCTGATGACCTTGCAAATTTCCCTTAATTCAGTTTCCTCCTTctatacaaaataaaatcaatctGTGTCTCTTTTCCGCCGCTACTCGTTGTAGTCTTTCTTGAAAAAGGTATTGGTAATTGCTAAGTCATATACCAAAGCAAAGTcaattactctttcttcttcaccgTCTCTGCGTCCACTGCCGAATCCCCCACGCACTCCCGTGTTAGCATCAATATTTGTCAACATGTGGTCGTTAAAATCCCCATCGGTTACTGTTCCTTTCTCTTCGGGTGTTTCAGAACAGGCAGTGCCAATGACTTGCCAGAACTTTTCCTTCTCAATTGCCCTCACACCCTACTTGTGGAACATAGATAGATCAAATGTTAACGATTGTAGTTCCTATTATAAGTCTCACTGACATGATTCTTTCATTTGTTCTTTGTAGCTTTATCACTTTGTCTTTCAGGTCTGGCCAAAAAACAACTCCAACGCCT
This window encodes:
- the LOC125036376 gene encoding uncharacterized protein LOC125036376, yielding MRRNIRQNIIDSKPVNVGTLNTGVRAIEKEKFWQVIGTACSETPEEKGTVTDGDFNDHMLTNIDANTGVRGGFGSGRRDGEEERVIDFALVYDLAITNTFFKKDYNE